ttaaaatattttttttcgtATCATATATGTGACAAAATCTAATGTATGCCATCGAAGAAAAAAGTATTTCCTAAACCTTAAGTGCATAAAGGTTGAAAGGAAAAATATTTTATCATACCACATAACGATCCACAATTATAGGGTCCATTTCCCTTCTatataaaacatattattttttgaataattttattataacttCTGGtcatatctattttttttttcacataATGCTTAAAACTAATGATATTCCCTTCCTAACTCATAAATATGAGAATAATGTGGTTCAATGCACTCAAACACACGTCTTCTTATACTGATAACAATATCCATAGCAATTGAGTTAAGATTTAACCGATATAAACATATTATTTAACTGCATGTAATAAATAATTGGGGACGATATGCAAGTTAGGCCAAAAGATGTAAATATTATTCAAGGTGTATGTAATTGTACACCCAATTTGGCCACGCATGGCTCAGCAAATTAATTCTGctaggttagaattaattaaagtttGTGTGTTTCCTCTTTTTATGGCATTTTTGTAAGGCCTTAAAGCCTTTTTTTTGCAAAGTTGGGTATACGGtacttgaaaatttaatttttaaaatatttaacttaattatagattttgaatgtaataaatttaatatcaaatttatcatttatcaagtcgattttatttttatttattaaatttgtgCTTCAATCtttaaaaagttaatttttttaacgATATTAGCATGATAATTTTTTAACGATATTAGCATGACAATTTTTTTTAACGATATTAGCATGACAacttatatgtattttatattgaCATGACATTATTTATCATATATATCACACcagtaaataatttaaaattataaaaatattttttaaaataataaaaaatcaaaattaaaagaaaaattataaaaattcaaaaactatCACAAAGTACACGTGGATTTCTATACAAGCTAcctatttaaaaatttaacgttTTAGTCCGtactttcatttatatatatttttaaaaaattaaaaataaaatttaactaaaaaataagtctaatttttaatatataaacgTTGAGAGTTAAACTCGACATTTTTAATATGAATTATTCAATAGAAATCTACAATATTATTATTCGTGAAGCAATAAAATGAGATTGACTCTCGGATcgtttttatcaaaaaaaattGAGAGTTAAACTCGCATTTTTATTAATgtaataatagtgataataaaATCAAGTTTATATCAACAAAGGTTGAATTGAGCTACAATGTAACGTTTATTTTGAAGTAATTAAGCTTAATTTTGAaggttgagttttttttttttagcaatAAAGTCCAAAAAATGAAAACATTATAATAAGTGGAATTTAATTGCATTAATTAATGGGATATTAATGATTATTTATTTTAGGCTGAATTGTATCTGCATGGCTGGCTTTGCAGGGTAACTCCCATgcagttttttctttttcttttttggtcctTAAAAAAACGTAAATGCTTGTAGCCTAATCCTTCAAACACAAACAAAATCTCCTTCACATTACAATAAAAATCCCATTGTGCCCAGTGCCGAAGTCATTCCCCACGCGCCTCCTTTCACTCGCCTTTCATACAACATGTGGGACCTACAAGCACTCATTTGCCTCGTGATTTGATGTTGGCTTGTTGGTTAAAGGCCATGCATGGGCCCAACAATGGGAGGCTTATGGTCCTACAAAGGGGAAAGATAGAAAAGTTAATTTGTGGCTTTGCTCCTCTATCATCATAGAATTTAAGATgtagtatttatattttattttgacaTATTTTGAGCACTATTTTTATAATACTATTTGTTCTAATAAAATATTAATGTgatttttattaaaaagaaaCTTTTTTAGCTAAGGATATAATAAGACACTATTCCTCGTAAGTCATAAGGTATTCAAGTTTGATtagtaaaaaaatcaaatttagtTTGATAATTAGCGAAGAGAGGGAAAGCAAGGGCCCTAGCCCCTAATATGGAAAATTGTTTCCTTAGTCTTCACAAAGTTTATAAAATCTTAAGttaatatatggtaaaattataGTTTACCCTTAAAATACAATAATTTTGATTTGGTCctaaaaaccataaaaatataagtcagtaaaatggtgaaattgtattttAGCTCAAAATTAATCTTGGCCCTTTAAAAACATTTTGGTTTCGCCCCAAAGCTCGAGCATCTTGAGCTATTAATCAAGCTAATTTGAACATCGTGATATTTGATTTGAGAGGCTCATGAGCCTAATTAAgcttttcattttaataactattaTGAACTATTATTATATAGAAAGAGATTAATCGAGCTTGAATTCGGTCTTCAGTACAAAAATTGACACTAGAGTAGAataactaaattctaaatttgatgaTAGTAAAGAGACTAAAAACAACAATCGACCAAGGATAAAGAGAATACTTGGCTTGGTTTGGTTTGTACACATGATTACCATCATGATTTTCAAAGCGCGTGGCACCAGCGACTGGGGAAGGTTTTGCAGTAGTTTTTTTTTTCCTGTCCAATTAGTCAACGGTCAACGAGGGAGAAAGCCGCTTTTTAAGCCgagtttaataatattaataacaaGAGAGAGAAAAACTCCTCAAACAAGACACCTAACTGCGGTTAAAAAAGGACTTTAACATCAAAACAATAAAACACCTTTCTCAGTTACACGTTACAACTTCAATCCAATCATGGTTAAAATGAGGGATTTTAAACCATGGTTGAGTTAAAAAAGTCATGCACTTGAAGGCTAAACCAAGCCAAAGAAAAGAAAGCTATATATAATGATGATTGAGCCAATAGGGGGCCACTGACATAAGTCATGATTGATTCTATAACCATCTGTCTCTTTCTCTCTTATTAATCtctgtttgtatatatatagtcCCATCTCCTCACTGTTTTGCTGAACCAAAAGCAAGTCTCTTGGTTGCTAAACCTCAGGCTAttttctatctttctttcttcttctttttttctcggAGTCCAAACAGAAAATAGTTGAGAACTTTGGTTGTAAGAAGAAGAAATGGGTGATAAAGATGATGGTTTGGGGTTGAGTTTGAGCTTGGGTTGTGGTCAGAATCAGCCTTCTTCTAAATTAAATTTCATGTTTTTAGCTTCTAACCCCTTGCAAAATCTTCAGCAGAACAAAACTTGGAACCGACTGTGTCTGTCTTCTGGTATGTTCTTTGTCCCCTttgtcttttattattattattattataaaacctGGTTAAATATAGAAGAATACATTGTATTTTAGGTTCAGATCTGTTTCGAGTTGCAAAGGTCACTTGCGTTTGGTGCGTGAGTTGTATAcattaaagaaaaattagaattttttatgAGGTTAAGTGTAATTTTATGTTGTATTAGCTAATGATTTCATCACTTCTGAAAGGACTAAATAAAAATCTTTTCATTTTTGGGAAGGCAGTGCAACTTTACCGTATAGTAATTTTTAATTCTATTATTTATCAGATGactaaaacataatttttccatttaAATGGAGCCATAGAGCCTGCCACTAATGTTAAAAACTCATGCATTTATGTTACTAGTATCTTGTTCTATATGCAACACACAGTATCGGTTTTCATGAAGGTTCCTAAGGGAGTAGGTAGCAGTCTTGGTGCCGTTTcctatattaaaaaaatatggtGAAATTGTATGATTTTTTTGGTTCCTTCAAAAATGTATGACTCAATTTTAACGTTAATGAAGTGAGTGTTGTGATTTCGCAATATGCATGCAGATGGACACATGGATACAGGATCATTTCTTCGAGGAATCGATGTGAACCGAGCACCGGCAGCAACAGTCGATTGCGAGGAAGAAGGTGTGGGGGTGTCGTCGCCCAACAGCACTATTTCCACCATAAGTGGGAAGAAAAACGAGAGAGATCATGTTGCTGAAGAAACCGAGGCCGAGAGAGATTCTTGCTCTCGTGCCAGCGATGACGAAGATGGCGGTGGCAGTGCTGGTGGCGGCGATGCCTCGAGGAAGAAGCTTAGGCTTTCAAAGGAACAATCCATGGTGCTTGAAGAAACTTTCAAGGAACATAGTACTCTGAATCCGGTTAGTAGCAAATTCAATTAGTTTATTTTATGTCTTTTAAGGATTACAAAAGGTCATCcaacatttaaaaattatttaagtaatcaattttatcttttttatcaGCAGTTACCTatcgtaaaaataaaaataccggAAAATCCAAAGTAATTGGGCaataaaaaagacaaaattgaatgGTTACTtggtttggtttttttttttatgaccaaaatgaaaagaaaaaaacattGTTGGGTGcctttaaaattttggtttttgatgTTGGGATTAATTGGTTGTCTTGTGTTACATTGCAGAAACAAAAGTTGGCATTGGCTAAGCAATTGAATCTCAAGCCTAGGCAAGTGGAGGTTTGGTTTCAAAACAGAAGGGCAAGGTAAGTAAAGTAACTGcccttttcctttcttttaggGTTTAATAAAAGAACAATtatgcatttatttttattacaagtTTTAAACACCCTCATTAATGTCTTGATATGGGCTAAGATTTGTCACTTTCAACTAAAGAAGATTTTCAAGGGATTCTGTGGGTGTTTTTCAATGAACAATAATAAAAAACCCTATTGGGGGGGGGGTTATTAAAGGTGTCCGCCGAGCCTATGTAGCTGTTGTGTCAAATCTTTAGATGTTGTGTAGGGTGATTGGGTTTGGAGCAAGATTTCTTCATTCAAGTTGTGGGTTTGCTCATTAAAGATAAGGatgattaaaaaaaatttgaatatttgagtggtaattttgtgaatttttattatttagtaattaaaaaataaatttattaaatatagtttaccctaaataaGAAGGAAGGGTTTTTACTTTTTTTGGGATATAGGAAGCTTTGGACCGATAAAATCCGAAGATGATCCCACAATGCATATGGACATTAATATATTTGGTGCAGGACAAAGTTGAAGCAGACGGAAGTCGACTGCGAGTATCTAAAAAGGTGTTGCGAGAATCTAACGGAGGAGAACCGGAGGTTGCATAAGGAAGTACAAGAACTTAGAGCATTGAAACTATCCCCACAGCTTTACATGCACATGAAACCTCCTACGACACTCACCATGTGCCCGTCTTGTGAACGTGTGGCTGCCCCTGGTTCTTCTGCTGTGAAGCGTTGCCAAACGAGCCCTGACCGTCAACAGCCAGTGCCTGTTAACCCTTGGGCTGCAATGCCTATTACTCATCAACCTTTCAATGCCCCTGCATCTAGATCATAATATCTCAAATGGCAGAATATTTTTGGGGAGGATATAAACAAATCAATGACTGGTTAGGAAACTAATTTTTCTTAGAAGCCTTTGTACCCTTTTTGGACAAGACAAAGGTATAAAGGGAGGACCAGTGACAGAATTTTCTATCTATATAATAGGAAGCTGGGAGTttggataatatatatatattacataacAGAAGAATCTGAATCCCTTTCGTTTATATTATTGTGATCTGTTGGGGGCAAATTGAGAAAGTAGAAAGGGGCATTCATATATCTAAACATTCTAATGAAGGAATAACAACTATATAGACTTCGTTTCACTCTTCATAGCTTACTGGTCACTTTATCCATGTGAATGGTTGTCCAGTCAACTTTGATCAGATTCCTATTGCGCTCTTTACAGCTAGGACTTGAGGTTTTGGCTCTTTCTTACCCTGGTTTTTTTTCATGCCATTGTATCCCTTGATCAATTTATTTCTAGGAAATTGATGAAGTGAAAATGCCATGGAGAATTTTATATTaggagttaaattatattttattctctatttaaaaataaataaattaattattatatgttaaattaaatattaaattaatatcatAAGTTAACAGAAAATAATATGATATGTCATTAGCTAGTTATTTTgttaattatgttaattttaacagtataaataaataaaatttttaacaaaataattaatttattctttaatttaagaTAGACTTCTATTATATTTTTACCAAAAAGGATGCCATCAATATCAAACATCAGTTAACCATATATTTTCCAAATCTAGGGCGTTAACGTGTTATGACTTTAAATTGTAAACCGCACAATATTGTCTGTCAGCTTTAACCCCAAAAGTAAAAGAGAGTTAGCAGAAGTTTGGCAGAAGCTTTTCAATAGGCAAAATAGCAGAAACCTGTGACAAATGGTTGGCACTTAATGATGATTTTCAAGTTCCTACAGAGGCAAAGTTTAAAAGCATTCAATGTGCTAATAACTGCATTAGCAAGTCTTCAATAATGCACTCAGTTTCAACAATGAGCAACTACTTCTCTTTTATCATCATTGGTCCCTACGAAACAACAGTTTCCACTCTATATCTCATGTCTACTCCCTCAGCTCAACTACACCTACTCAAGTTAAGATTTATTGAGTTCTAAATAAGTTTTTGGTTGATTGTCAGGCTATTTTTAGACATCTAGCAATCCACAGGCAAGAAACCAAAAAATATAaccaagaaacaaaataagaaagGTAAAAGTACCACAAAAACCCTTTACTAGGAGTTGGATTATATTTTACCAGTAGAAATGgataaatctttaacagaaattgCCAATTTGCTCATTGATCTAACATATATGAATTAATTTGCCTATTTTTAGATAAAAGAGGCAAAATACAATTTAACTTCTAATACAAAAgcttcatggtacttttaccaataAGGAACAGAAAATATGCTCATGTCTAGTATATATAACAATTACAGCTATCTATACTTTTTGAAGTCTTTTGCTTCATATTCGATCTCTCTTTTCATGCAAATTTCATAGCAACCCATAGGTAACAAGATTCTCAAATTAAGATAAAGAGGGAGGGAAAGGGAGAGGGACTGGAAGGTGGTGATAAGATTCTATACCTAAACACCTCCAATTACCCCAAGTAGAAAAGCCAGATAGGAGACCATATAACCCATGTGACCGCAACTCTGATCTGGAAATACGAATCATGGAAGAAAAGCTGTAACATAAAAGCTTCTAAAGCACTTCAATGATTTAAGAACAACAACACTTGAAAACATTTTCCAAAGTGAAGGGCCTATTGGAGTCAAATTGTATTCACAGTATCTGCAAGGGAACGAAGTATGCAGCCCAAACCAGCTCTCTCCGTCAGCTTCTCATGGATCCTAAGGCACTGATCACATGTGGGGCGATCTCCGGTTGACAATCCTCTATACAAGTACCTGGAAATAACACAATAATccttgcttattattattttgcaGTATCAAATACACAAATACTGAGCATGTGTACTTGTCAAGAAAGCAATTGTTTACTTTTACCAGAGCTATAACGTTTCACTAGGCAATGTTCAGTAGCGAAACTTAAAGACCTAGTAAAGATAAAGTTTTGTAAGTGTCATCAGCTGAATGAACTTCTAGACCTTTACCAATATTCAATATTGAATATGATTAGTTCTGCAGAAttcaaatctgattttctttttcAACCTCAGGTTCCTACCATTCTAGCCAATTTAAGATATCCTGTCACCAATACTCTGAGTTCGCAACAAAGACCAAACTCCTACAGAAAGAAGACTTTAAACCCAATAAACTGTTATATCTGTAATAAACCAAGTCCAAGTAACATTGTTCCCTACCAAACTCCTTA
This window of the Gossypium arboreum isolate Shixiya-1 chromosome 12, ASM2569848v2, whole genome shotgun sequence genome carries:
- the LOC108480904 gene encoding homeobox-leucine zipper protein HAT3, with translation MGDKDDGLGLSLSLGCGQNQPSSKLNFMFLASNPLQNLQQNKTWNRLCLSSDGHMDTGSFLRGIDVNRAPAATVDCEEEGVGVSSPNSTISTISGKKNERDHVAEETEAERDSCSRASDDEDGGGSAGGGDASRKKLRLSKEQSMVLEETFKEHSTLNPKQKLALAKQLNLKPRQVEVWFQNRRARTKLKQTEVDCEYLKRCCENLTEENRRLHKEVQELRALKLSPQLYMHMKPPTTLTMCPSCERVAAPGSSAVKRCQTSPDRQQPVPVNPWAAMPITHQPFNAPASRS